Proteins from a single region of Limosilactobacillus fermentum:
- the tsaE gene encoding tRNA (adenosine(37)-N6)-threonylcarbamoyltransferase complex ATPase subunit type 1 TsaE, translated as MKQFTFNTPEQTKELGQIIASGLRAGDVLVLNGDLGAGKTTFTKGLAKGLGIDEVIKSPTFTIIREYQGGRLPLYHMDVYRLENGGAEDLGLDEYFDGDGVSVVEWAQFAADELPADYLALTFTRTDQDNQRKVQLDPHGEHFTSLVEAL; from the coding sequence ATGAAGCAATTTACCTTTAATACTCCAGAACAAACAAAAGAACTCGGCCAAATAATCGCGTCGGGGTTGCGGGCCGGGGACGTGCTCGTTTTAAACGGCGACCTCGGGGCCGGGAAAACCACTTTCACCAAGGGGCTGGCCAAGGGCTTAGGCATCGATGAGGTGATTAAAAGCCCCACCTTTACCATTATTCGTGAATACCAAGGGGGGCGGCTACCGCTTTACCACATGGACGTCTACCGGCTGGAAAACGGCGGGGCAGAGGACCTGGGTTTGGATGAATACTTTGACGGTGATGGGGTTAGCGTGGTGGAGTGGGCCCAATTTGCGGCTGACGAATTACCAGCTGATTACCTAGCCCTAACCTTTACGCGCACCGATCAAGATAACCAACGGAAAGTACAGTTAGACCCCCATGGCGAACACTTTACTTCCCTAGTGGAGGCGTTGTAA